In Populus alba chromosome 9, ASM523922v2, whole genome shotgun sequence, a genomic segment contains:
- the LOC118032873 gene encoding uncharacterized protein, with the protein MGACFSKKNNEVSSSPSLKAAAAPASQPVLNHPHSTNNATLKVDQKNEITIKNKIVEQKEVVTKQVVEEEEEEDSLLKKEIFVIKHRKSHYRDKCIPPPNDDGPAANANASAAAAGEILMANSNTNAGANSVVVRTSSCTKEEVDAILIRCGRLSRSNSSGAGKPLSSGRKYSGSKRSYDFDNNNDQDQDVKPATSADYDSRRKGNDDDEGEVTAERRQHRQRQSSRPSASPSAQGRRRTPSRERDQNQRSGSRERASGSSGRRVSRSPGRRSEIAQNTSITPGNPNATIPANNTGGAGNRPGKMVSVPATVSSLVMDKSNNIGVEPQATAGTKRISVKRNVGEAAVAGSRTAASPRSQSPARANAKTSNENNQQPCLSRSNSRKADQSPYRRNPLSEIDPNSLQHSQPSGNKATCTSNNRSQIRNKDIEGQAVAKETFNPLNQTPMKKQNSEKNNRVNVQVANYRCSSMASLENKLSKEQQLEEAKGHPPVTTNVVDLGGESLKPQALTRSRSARRSRDLDLNPETLLNSTPSYTALLLEDIQNFHQKNTPPSFSLPACVTKACSILEVVADLNSTTSSNLSCAFSDDRISPPAVAAVNLVGKKLPEAKDPFVESEVIASDDLMEPSFHKYVTVRRGGGTLCGEDMDGQESSGSNSFVGGSQQNLGLSTSSWEPNSADSTDRWSSRSNTRDEDDKSPLGYQKHGLPETGRDVEQARRAFSGQRTGIGRGRLGTSKNAHTTPILATATQT; encoded by the exons ATGGGTGCTTGTTttagcaagaaaaataatgaagtttcctcttctccttctttgaAAGCAGCTGCGGCTCCTGCTTCACAACCAGTTCTAAATCACCCACATAGTACTAACAATGCCACTCTCAAAGTAGATCAGAAGAATGAGATCACAATCAAGAACAAGATAGTTGAGCAAAAAGAGGTGGTCACCAAACAAGTcgtagaagaagaggaagaagaagacagcttactcaagaaagaaatttttgTCATCAAACACAGGAAAAGCCATTATAGAGACAAATGCATCCCTCCTCCCAACGACGATGGTCCTGCTGCCAACGCTAATgcatctgctgctgctgctggtgaaATATTAATGGCCAACAGCAACACCAATGCTGGTGCTAATAGTGTGGTTGTCAGAACATCAAGCTGCACAAAAGAAGAGGTAGATGCCATTCTCATACGGTGTGGAAGGCTTAGTCGCAGCAACTCCTCTGGAGCTGGAAAGCCTCTTTCTTCTGGCAGAAAGTATTCTGGCTCCAAGAGGAGTTATgactttgataataataatgaccaGGACCAAGATGTCAAACCTGCCACTTCTGCCGATTATGATTCTAGAAGGAAGGGCAATGACGACGACGAGGGCGAGGTTACAGCGGAGAGAAGGCAGCATCGCCAACGCCAATCCAGCAGGCCTTCTGCTTCTCCTTCTGCTCAAGGGAGGAGAAGGACACCCAGCAGGGAAAGAGACCAGAACCAGCGCTCCGGAAGCAGAGAGAGGGCCAGTGGTAGTAGCGGGAGAAGGGTGAGTCGATCACCGGGTAGAAGATCAGAAATAGCCCAAAATACAAGCATTACTCCTGGAAATCCTAATGCTACTATTCCTGCTAACAATACTGGTGGTGCTGGTAATAGGCCTGGAAAAATGGTATCAGTCCCTGCCACTGTTTCTTCTTTAGTGATGGATAAAAGCAACAACATTGGAGTTGAACCGCAAGCAACGGCTGGAACTAAGCGCATCTCGGTGAAGAGAAATGTTGGTGAGGCAGCGGTGGCAGGCTCCAGGACAGCTGCATCCCCACGCTCCCAATCTCCTGCCAGAGCCAATGCTAAGACTTCTAATGAGAATAATCAGCAGCCATGTCTTAGCCGCAGCAATTCAAGAAAAGCAGACCAATCTCCTTACAGAAGAAACCCATTGAGTGAAATTGACCCCAATTCATTACAGCATTCACAACCATCTGGCAACAAGGCTACCTGCACCAGCAACAACAGATCACAAATCAGAAACAAAGATATTGAAGGACAAGCGGTGGCCAAGGAAACTTTCAATCCTCTGAATCAG ACTCCAATGAAGAAGCAAAATTCTGAGAAAAACAACAGAGTCAATGTTCAAGTGGCAAATTACAGATGCAGTAGCATGGCTTCACTGGAAAACAAGCTTTCCAAGGAACAACAATTGGAAGAGGCCAAAGGACATCCACCAGTCACGACCAATGTGGTAGACTTGGGAGGTGAAAGCTTGAAGCCCCAAGCATTAACCAGAAGCAGGTCGGCAAGGCGATCGCGAGACCTGGACCTCAATCCTGAAACTTTATTGAATTCTACTCCATCATATACCGCACTATTGCTGGAAGAcattcaaaattttcaccaGAAGAACACTCCTCCTTCCTTTTCACTCCCAGCTTGTGTCACCAAGGCCTGCTCCATTCTTGAAGTGGTCGCAGACCTCAATTCCACTACAAGCTCCAACCTGTCATGTGCCTTCTCTGATGATAGAATAAGCCCCCCTGCAGTGGCTGCTGTTAATCTTGTTGGGAAGAAACTTCCTGAGGCAAAAGACCCATTTGTAGAATCTGAGGTAATTGCAAGTGATGATCTTATGGAGCCAAGCTTTCACAAGTATGTAACCGTGAGAAGAGGAGGAGGTACATTGTGCGGGGAAGACATGGATGGTCAAGAATCCTCAGGAAGTAACAGCTTTGTTGGTGGCAGCCAACAGAATTTAGGATTGTCTACCTCTTCATGGGAACCCAATTCAGCTGATTCAACTGATCGCTGGTCTTCAAGATCCAACACGAGAGATGAGGATGACAAGAGTCCTCTGGGATATCAAAAGCATGGATTACCTGAAACAGGGCGTGACGTGGAACAGGCCAGGAGAGCATTCAGTGGACAGAGGACTGGAATTGGACGTGGGAGACTTGGTACAAGTAAAAATGCTCATACAACTCCTATCCTTGCAACTGCTACTCAAACATAA